In a single window of the Populus alba chromosome 16, ASM523922v2, whole genome shotgun sequence genome:
- the LOC118036593 gene encoding heavy metal-associated isoprenylated plant protein 7, with product MGEEKKEEEKKEEAKEEEKKEEKKEEEPPEIVLKVDMHCEACARKVARALKGFEGVEEVTTDSKASKVVVKGKKADPMKVCERLKKKNGRKVELISPLPKPPEENKEENKDPPKEEEKKDEPPPVVTVVLNVTMHCEACAQSLRRRIRKIQGVESVETDLANGQVIVKGVVDPSKLVDDVYKKTRKQASIVKNEEKKEEEKKEEKKEEKEGEKKEGEEDKEGDDKKPDIKKSEYWPSKYYSDQYAYAPEFFSDENPNACSIM from the exons ATGGGTGAA gagaaaaaagaggaagaaaagaaggaagaggccaaggaagaagagaagaaggaagaaaagaaagaagaagagccTCCAGAGATTGTGCTCAAGGTTGATATGCACTGTGAAGCTTGTGCTAGGAAAGTTGCAAGGGCTTTGAAAGGGTTTGAAG GAGTGGAGGAAGTAACCACAGATAGCAAAGCAAGCAAGGTGGTGGTGAAAGGCAAAAAAGCAGACCCCATGAAGGTATGTGAGAGGTTGAAAAAGAAGAATGGGAGGAAAGTGGAGCTAATTTCACCCTTGCCAAAACCACCCGAAgagaacaaagaagaaaacaaagatccacccaaggaagaagagaaaaaggacgag CCTCCTCCTGTTGTAACAGTGGTCTTGAACGTTACAATGCATTGCGAAGCATGTGCTCAATCGCTACGAAGGAGAATTCGAAAGATCCAAG GTGTAGAGTCAGTAGAAACAGACCTAGCCAATGGTCAAGTAATAGTAAAAGGGGTGGTTGATCCATCGAAGCTGGTGGATGATGTGTACAAGAAGACTAGAAAGCAAGCTTCCatagtgaaaaatgaagagaagaaggaagaagagaagaaagaagagaagaaggaagaaaaagaaggagaaaagaaagaaggagaagaagacaaggAAGGGGATGATAAGAAACCAGATATCAAGAAAAGTGAATATTGGCCATCAAAGTATTACTCTGATCAGTATGCTTATGCTCCTGAATTTTTCAGCGATGAAAACCCTAATGCTTGCTCTATTATGTAG